The nucleotide sequence GAAAAAACTTACAGAAAAGAATTTTTAGACCTTCTGACTAAAAGTATAGTATATCTAAAAAAACATGGATCTAAGGAAGCAAAATTAGATGCAGAACATGTATTTAGTTATATTTTAAAGGTTTCTAGGATGGAGATGACCTTAAAATTTGAAAGAGTTATAACAGAGGCAGAAAAAAAAGAAATTCGAGAGATGCTGGTAGAGATAGGGAAAAATAAGAGGCCTCTCCAATATGTTTTGGGGTTTGAGGAGTTTTATGGTTATAAATTTTATGTAGATGAATCTGTACTAATTCCACGATCTGAAACTGAATTATTGGTAGAAAGATGTATAAAATTAATGGATGGAATAGAGGAACCCAAGATATTAGATATAGGCAGTGGTAGTGGCGCTATATCGATAACTTTAGGAAAGGAACTTCCTAAATCCATGGTTTTAGGAGTAGATATTAGTGAGAAAGCTTTGGCTGTAGCCAAGAAAAATAAGTTAGAAAATAATGCTGCTAATGTAAAATTTATTAAATCTGATGTATTAAGGGATGTAGAATATAATAAATTTAATTTGATAGTTTCTAATCCGCCATATATACCTGACTATGAATATGAAGTCTTAGAGGAAAAGGTTTTAAAATATGAACCTAAATTAGCTTTGACTGCTCCTAATAATGGTTTATATTTTTATGAGAAAATCACTAAAAATGCCCCTGATCACCTAGTTAAAGGTGGATATTTGGCTTTTGAAATTGGGTATAATCAAGGAGAAGCTGTAAAAAAAATAATGGAAAAAAATGATTTTTTGAATGTAGAAGTATATTATGATTATGCAGAACACGAAAGAATGGTAATTGGAAAACTTAACAGGTAACACAAGATTATTTTGTTGTGGATAAACTAAATTTGGTTTATTCTAATTATTATTTTGGGTCTCAAAGGCTTTGGAATTTAATTATCCATTATTAGTCGGCTTATAGCCGTCAAGGGGGAATATTATGGGAGAGATAAGGTTTGACGATTTAGAGGATGTTAAGCGATTTATAAGGGAAATATTTTACGGTAAGGATGAGGAAAGAAATGACCAAAATGAACCTCCAAAGGGAGAAGATCCCAGGGGAAGAAGACCAAGAAAATCATCTAGAAACCATATAAAGGGTGGATTAGGGGGAATAATAATAATATTATCTCTTATTTTTCTGGGAACCGGTGTATACCAAGTGGGACCAGATGAAGAAGCGGTACTTCTTAGATTTGGAAAATATTCTAAAACTGTAGGACCTGGGATGCATTGGTATTTTCCTAGCCCAATTGGGAAAAGGTATGTTGTAAAAACAACAAAAGTTTATAGAGTGGAGATAGGATTTGAAACTGTTGAGGCTGGACCACCTGCAAGGTATCAAAATATTCCAGAGGAATCGTTGATGTTTACAGGGGACGAAAATATGATTGATGTTGATTTTAGTGTTCAGTACAAGATCAGTAACTTAAAAGATTATATATTCAATGTAAGAGACCAATATGAAACGATAAAGAGTGCATCTGAATCTGCTCTTAGACAGGTTGTTGGAAGTAAGGGGATAGAAGAAACTCTTACAGTTGGAAAAGAGAGAATTCAAGAAGAGACCCGTGAAAAACTAAAGGAAATATTAGATAGTTACGGAACTGGAATAATGATAATAGGATTGCAACTACAAGATGTAGGACCACCAGAAGAGGTTATGCAAGCTTTTAAAGAAGTAGCTAATGCTCGTGAAGATAGAGCTAGATTTATAAATGAAGCTAATGGATATAGGAACGATATTATTCCAAATGCCCGTGGACAGGCATCTCAAATGATAAATAGAGCGGAAGCTTATAAGGAAAAAAGAATTAAAGAATCTCAAGGGGATGTAGCAAAATTTATAAAATTAAGTGAAAAATATTCATTGGGTAAAGAGGTTACTAAAACAAGAATGTATCTAGAAACTATGGAAAAAACAATGCCTGGTATTGAAAAAATAATAGTCGATCCTGAATTAAAAGGAAGTGTTTTAAACTTAATTGGAGGAGGTGTGGGAACTAATGAAAAAACTAATAATTAGTATCTTAGCAATAGTTGTGATAGTATCATCTACATCTTTATTTCAAGTTTCAGAGGTTGAAAATGCCGTTGTAATCAGGTTGGGAAAACCTAAAAGAGTGGTAACGGAACCTGGGTTATATGGAAAAGTTCCGTTTATTGATGATGTCAGATATTTTGATAAAAGGTTATTAAACTATGATGCGGCACCTAAGGGAATTATAATTAAAGAAAAGAAAAGTATAGTAATAGATAACTATGCCAGATGGAAGATTGCTGATCCCCTATTATTTTTACAGAGTGTACAAAATATAGCAGGAGCTCAGGCCAGATTAGATGATATTGTATATTCTGAACTTAGAAGAGAGATGGGGAAATATACTTTATCTGAAATAATATCTTCAAAGAGAGATATTATCATGGAAAACGTAACTGAAGAGAGTAAAAAAATAGCTAAATCTTCAGGAATTGATATAATAGATGTAAGGATAAAAAGGGTTGAATTACCTAAAGAAAATGAACAAAATATCTATAAAAGGATGGAGGCTGAAAGAAATCAGCAGGCTAAGAAATATAGAGCTGAAGGAAGGGAAAAAGCCCTGGAAATCACCTCTCAAGCTGATCAGGAAAAAACTATAATATTAGCAGAAGCTTATAGAAAATCTGAGGAATTAAAGGGTGAGGGAGATGCAAAAGCCCTGGAAATATATGCAGATGCATATAACAGAGATCCTGAA is from Psychrilyobacter atlanticus DSM 19335 and encodes:
- the prmC gene encoding peptide chain release factor N(5)-glutamine methyltransferase, giving the protein MKNLLDILRWSEEYFKKYSFSKPRLEAEKVISHVLSIDRILLYAEYDRPLIDDERVRIKKYILQMIKKKIGFDELLKEEKIECKKSESDKTVTDLDRDKIEKTYRKEFLDLLTKSIVYLKKHGSKEAKLDAEHVFSYILKVSRMEMTLKFERVITEAEKKEIREMLVEIGKNKRPLQYVLGFEEFYGYKFYVDESVLIPRSETELLVERCIKLMDGIEEPKILDIGSGSGAISITLGKELPKSMVLGVDISEKALAVAKKNKLENNAANVKFIKSDVLRDVEYNKFNLIVSNPPYIPDYEYEVLEEKVLKYEPKLALTAPNNGLYFYEKITKNAPDHLVKGGYLAFEIGYNQGEAVKKIMEKNDFLNVEVYYDYAEHERMVIGKLNR
- the hflK gene encoding FtsH protease activity modulator HflK, whose amino-acid sequence is MGEIRFDDLEDVKRFIREIFYGKDEERNDQNEPPKGEDPRGRRPRKSSRNHIKGGLGGIIIILSLIFLGTGVYQVGPDEEAVLLRFGKYSKTVGPGMHWYFPSPIGKRYVVKTTKVYRVEIGFETVEAGPPARYQNIPEESLMFTGDENMIDVDFSVQYKISNLKDYIFNVRDQYETIKSASESALRQVVGSKGIEETLTVGKERIQEETREKLKEILDSYGTGIMIIGLQLQDVGPPEEVMQAFKEVANAREDRARFINEANGYRNDIIPNARGQASQMINRAEAYKEKRIKESQGDVAKFIKLSEKYSLGKEVTKTRMYLETMEKTMPGIEKIIVDPELKGSVLNLIGGGVGTNEKTNN
- the hflC gene encoding protease modulator HflC, with amino-acid sequence MKKLIISILAIVVIVSSTSLFQVSEVENAVVIRLGKPKRVVTEPGLYGKVPFIDDVRYFDKRLLNYDAAPKGIIIKEKKSIVIDNYARWKIADPLLFLQSVQNIAGAQARLDDIVYSELRREMGKYTLSEIISSKRDIIMENVTEESKKIAKSSGIDIIDVRIKRVELPKENEQNIYKRMEAERNQQAKKYRAEGREKALEITSQADQEKTIILAEAYRKSEELKGEGDAKALEIYADAYNRDPEFYKFMKTLESYEKIMDNKTKVILSTDSELWKMLQTK